In the Natronobacterium texcoconense genome, one interval contains:
- a CDS encoding 4Fe-4S ferredoxin N-terminal domain-containing protein, with protein MSDDRPDRDDPFHPLGEAAEEDFERMLEETEYDAELGMEMARDALRLTKGEIGEEEFYDRYHEDVIEEFGEDERPMAAEIEAARAEDGEGAVSEALSTLGVGSESRRDVMKKMGAGAGVVGLGAFGASQGPDGTDPAAAQDEQEDAEDGDGVQWGMTLDLETCDGCLSCVVACNAEHNWNEGANWMYILAYDDGIVESPDTDEFDDFREFNYLIRPCQHCTDAPCEKVCPTTARHTRDEGGLVLTDYDVCIGCRYCQVACPYGVNYFQWEDPPEEAQEMDDDMIYDQRDRWVSGAGPRGVMEKCIFDPARQDGQMGEDMVGTTACEDACPPGAIQFGDMNDPESDPQQYLEDTALARALEHDPEEEDLQEAIEILQDEDDADEEELEEARTLIESEYGTGDSRFRLLEEYNTNPNVMYIGNEPGPHAEQVEGPVAYDDVGMVDNRKNVLDEGTVGFDL; from the coding sequence ATGAGTGACGATCGTCCGGACCGTGACGATCCGTTCCACCCTCTCGGGGAGGCCGCAGAGGAGGACTTCGAGCGAATGCTCGAGGAGACCGAGTACGACGCGGAACTCGGGATGGAAATGGCCAGAGACGCCTTGCGGCTGACGAAAGGCGAGATCGGCGAGGAGGAGTTCTACGATCGGTACCACGAGGACGTGATCGAGGAGTTCGGCGAGGACGAACGGCCGATGGCTGCGGAGATCGAGGCGGCGCGAGCGGAAGACGGGGAGGGTGCGGTCTCCGAGGCGCTCTCGACGCTCGGCGTCGGCAGCGAGTCGCGGCGCGATGTGATGAAGAAGATGGGCGCGGGGGCCGGTGTCGTCGGCCTCGGTGCGTTCGGTGCGAGTCAGGGACCGGACGGGACCGACCCGGCCGCTGCGCAGGACGAACAGGAAGACGCGGAAGACGGCGATGGCGTCCAGTGGGGAATGACTCTCGACCTCGAGACCTGCGACGGCTGTCTTTCCTGTGTCGTCGCCTGTAACGCGGAGCACAACTGGAACGAGGGGGCAAACTGGATGTACATCCTCGCCTACGACGACGGGATCGTCGAGTCCCCGGACACCGACGAGTTCGACGACTTCCGCGAGTTCAACTACCTCATCCGGCCCTGTCAGCACTGTACGGACGCCCCGTGTGAGAAGGTGTGTCCGACGACGGCCCGTCACACCCGCGACGAAGGTGGGCTGGTGTTGACGGATTACGACGTCTGTATCGGCTGCCGGTACTGTCAGGTTGCCTGTCCGTACGGCGTCAACTACTTCCAGTGGGAGGACCCCCCGGAGGAAGCACAGGAGATGGACGACGACATGATTTACGACCAGCGCGACCGGTGGGTCAGCGGTGCCGGACCGCGTGGCGTCATGGAGAAGTGCATCTTCGATCCAGCCCGTCAGGACGGACAGATGGGCGAGGACATGGTCGGAACGACGGCCTGTGAGGACGCCTGTCCACCCGGTGCGATCCAGTTCGGCGACATGAACGACCCCGAGAGCGATCCCCAGCAGTACCTCGAGGATACCGCGCTCGCACGCGCCCTCGAGCACGATCCCGAGGAGGAAGACCTCCAGGAAGCGATCGAGATACTGCAGGACGAAGACGACGCCGACGAGGAGGAACTCGAGGAGGCACGCACGCTCATCGAGAGCGAGTACGGCACCGGCGACTCGCGGTTCAGGCTCCTCGAGGAGTACAACACGAATCCGAACGTGATGTATATCGGCAACGAGCCGGGGCCACACGCCGAGCAGGTCGAGGGGCCCGTCGCCTACGATGACGTTGGTATGGTGGACAATCGGAAGAACGTCCTCGACGAGGGAACGGTCGGCTTCGATCTCTGA
- a CDS encoding 2-isopropylmalate synthase, with product MPVTHSAEQTIASDRTVRLLDTTLRDGEQAPGVSLSPNEKVEIARALERAGVSTIEAGSACTGAGERQAISRVTDLDLEARVTSFCRGLTGDVDLALECDVDGVHVVVPSSDRHVEGKVGTSREDNLATTAELVEYATDHDLWVEVIGEDGSRADLDYLADLAETSLDAGADRFCFADTVGHTGPEHTAKAVSRLAELGPVSAHTHDDLGLGVANALAAVAAGADLVHCTVDGLGERAGNVALEEVAIALSHVYDVETVDLEELYDLAQIVSRATGVALPPNKAVIGENAFTHESGIHTDGTLKDDKMYEPYAPETVGRERRLALGKHTGRAGVEATLEEHGVEATDDEVADIATRVTELGDRGRRVTDADLLAIAEDVTGDDRERVVELLDVQATSGGPVPTASVRLAVDGEERVASGTGSGPVDAAVSAIRKALGSRADAELESYHVDAVTGGTDAVVTVEVTMVRDDRSVTVARSEADITRASVDAMVDALDRLLATEENPLALADD from the coding sequence TTGCCTGTTACTCACTCAGCCGAACAGACGATAGCATCCGACCGTACAGTCCGCCTTCTCGATACGACGCTTCGTGACGGCGAACAAGCCCCTGGCGTCTCGCTCTCACCGAACGAGAAAGTCGAGATCGCCCGCGCACTCGAGCGTGCCGGCGTCTCGACGATCGAGGCCGGCAGCGCCTGCACCGGTGCGGGTGAACGCCAGGCCATCTCGCGGGTCACCGACCTCGACCTCGAGGCCCGCGTGACGAGTTTCTGCAGGGGGCTCACGGGCGACGTCGACCTCGCGCTCGAGTGTGACGTCGACGGCGTCCACGTCGTCGTCCCCTCGAGCGACCGCCACGTCGAGGGGAAGGTCGGCACCTCCCGCGAGGACAACCTGGCGACGACAGCCGAACTCGTCGAGTACGCCACGGATCACGACCTGTGGGTCGAAGTCATCGGCGAAGACGGCTCACGGGCCGACCTCGACTACCTCGCGGACCTGGCCGAGACTTCGCTCGACGCCGGCGCGGACCGGTTCTGTTTCGCCGACACCGTCGGCCACACGGGGCCGGAACACACCGCGAAGGCAGTCTCGCGACTCGCAGAACTCGGACCGGTCAGCGCCCACACCCACGACGACCTCGGCCTGGGCGTCGCGAACGCGCTCGCGGCCGTCGCTGCTGGCGCCGACCTGGTTCACTGTACGGTCGACGGACTCGGCGAACGCGCCGGCAACGTCGCGCTCGAGGAGGTCGCGATCGCCCTCTCGCACGTCTACGACGTCGAGACGGTCGACCTCGAGGAACTGTACGACCTCGCCCAGATCGTCTCGCGGGCGACCGGTGTTGCGTTGCCGCCGAACAAGGCCGTCATCGGCGAGAACGCCTTCACCCACGAGAGCGGGATCCACACGGACGGTACGCTCAAGGACGACAAGATGTACGAACCCTACGCGCCCGAGACGGTCGGACGCGAGCGCCGACTCGCACTCGGGAAACACACCGGCCGGGCAGGTGTCGAAGCGACCCTCGAGGAACACGGCGTCGAGGCGACCGACGACGAAGTCGCCGATATCGCCACCCGTGTGACGGAACTCGGCGACCGCGGCCGGCGGGTGACCGACGCCGATCTGCTCGCCATCGCCGAGGACGTTACCGGCGACGACCGCGAACGCGTCGTCGAACTGCTCGACGTCCAGGCGACCAGCGGCGGCCCCGTCCCGACAGCCAGCGTCCGCCTCGCAGTCGACGGCGAGGAGCGCGTCGCCAGCGGCACCGGCTCCGGTCCCGTCGACGCGGCCGTCTCCGCGATCCGCAAGGCACTGGGTTCGCGCGCCGACGCCGAACTCGAGTCCTACCACGTCGACGCCGTGACGGGCGGAACGGACGCCGTCGTCACCGTCGAGGTGACGATGGTCCGCGACGACCGCTCCGTAACGGTCGCCCGCAGCGAGGCCGACATCACGCGCGCCAGCGTCGACGCGATGGTCGACGCGCTCGATCGACTACTCGCGACCGAAGAGAACCCGCTCGCGCTGGCGGACGACTGA
- a CDS encoding DUF192 domain-containing protein, whose protein sequence is MRLRHKPAGEGSSVLATSVDLAESMLSQVRGLMFRRSFPDGSALVFRFDGATSRDVHMLFVFFPIDVVWVVDREVTRVERLQPWRGFARAEADTIVELPAGAADDVEEGDRLFLEET, encoded by the coding sequence GTGCGATTACGACATAAACCGGCCGGCGAGGGGTCGTCGGTGCTCGCGACGAGCGTCGATCTCGCGGAGTCGATGCTCAGTCAGGTTCGCGGGTTGATGTTCCGCCGGTCGTTCCCCGACGGATCGGCACTCGTCTTCCGGTTCGACGGTGCGACGTCGCGTGACGTCCACATGCTATTCGTCTTCTTCCCGATCGACGTCGTCTGGGTCGTCGACCGCGAGGTGACGCGGGTCGAACGCCTCCAGCCATGGCGCGGGTTCGCCCGTGCGGAAGCCGACACGATCGTCGAACTCCCGGCCGGCGCCGCAGACGACGTCGAAGAAGGAGATCGACTCTTCCTCGAGGAAACCTGA
- a CDS encoding methyl-accepting chemotaxis protein — protein MIGKLRRLVPQFVRRRYALKFAIVLSLATFALGTAGLVGAVAVDGIEPATATTYGLVAIGGGALATGLVGALLAHNTAKSIDRLTHELEERDDDSGIDLESERIDAVGRLYDGIDATCDGFEKRIQKTERQRAALQAERDALERSNQRLERTAAEYSRVIQSAASGDLTARMEPQGEHEAMTSIAEEFNGMVAEMEATIARLDGFATDVVAASTGVTDSSEDVRTSSREVSDSIQEISEGAERQYQALQLVDSRMDTLSTTTERIAASSNDVVDLAERTTRTTREGRAAAWAAIEACDDLESEYRSAVEEFDDLRTQVDRIDDLTETITEIAEQTNMLALNANIEASRSAGGSDTGGFSTVAAEVKELSQDVKEAARQISAQLEAVQSQTDRSATAVDRTSEEIDRVDELVTHVMDSLDEIADYAAETTDGVKEISTATEQQAASTQGVVAVVDEVATISETTSSEAETVAVAAEQQTSALASVLDSADELGQRATDLSEALERFETDVGPNATIDRAMA, from the coding sequence ATGATCGGGAAGCTTCGACGTCTCGTCCCACAGTTCGTCAGGCGCAGATACGCGCTCAAGTTCGCCATCGTACTCTCTCTGGCGACGTTCGCCCTCGGAACCGCCGGCCTCGTCGGTGCCGTCGCCGTCGACGGCATCGAACCGGCCACCGCGACGACGTACGGGCTCGTCGCTATCGGCGGTGGCGCACTCGCGACCGGACTCGTCGGGGCGCTTCTCGCTCACAACACGGCGAAATCGATAGACCGTCTCACCCACGAACTCGAGGAAAGAGACGACGACTCAGGGATCGACCTCGAGTCGGAGCGGATCGACGCAGTCGGCCGACTCTACGACGGCATCGACGCGACGTGTGACGGGTTCGAAAAGCGGATCCAGAAAACCGAGCGCCAGCGGGCGGCGTTGCAGGCCGAACGAGACGCGCTCGAGCGAAGCAACCAGCGACTGGAACGGACGGCAGCCGAGTACAGTCGGGTGATCCAGTCGGCCGCAAGCGGTGACCTGACCGCTCGTATGGAGCCACAGGGCGAGCACGAGGCGATGACGTCGATCGCCGAGGAATTCAACGGAATGGTTGCCGAAATGGAGGCGACGATCGCTCGCCTCGACGGATTCGCGACCGACGTCGTGGCCGCGAGTACGGGCGTCACCGACTCGAGCGAGGACGTCAGGACCTCGAGCCGAGAGGTCAGCGACTCGATTCAGGAGATCTCCGAGGGAGCGGAACGGCAGTACCAGGCCCTGCAACTGGTCGACTCCCGGATGGACACGCTCTCGACGACGACCGAACGGATCGCCGCTTCCTCGAACGACGTCGTCGATCTCGCGGAACGGACGACGCGAACGACCCGTGAGGGCCGTGCGGCAGCGTGGGCGGCGATCGAGGCCTGTGACGACCTCGAGTCGGAGTATCGCTCTGCGGTCGAAGAGTTCGACGACCTTCGGACGCAGGTCGACCGGATCGACGACCTGACCGAGACGATCACGGAAATCGCCGAACAGACGAACATGCTGGCGCTGAACGCCAACATCGAGGCCTCGCGCTCCGCGGGCGGGAGCGACACAGGTGGGTTCAGCACCGTCGCAGCCGAGGTCAAGGAACTCTCCCAGGACGTCAAGGAGGCCGCCAGACAGATCAGCGCCCAGCTCGAGGCGGTCCAGTCCCAGACCGACCGGTCGGCGACGGCCGTCGACCGGACGAGCGAGGAGATCGACCGCGTCGACGAACTCGTTACCCACGTGATGGACTCGCTCGACGAGATCGCCGACTACGCCGCCGAGACCACTGACGGAGTCAAGGAGATTTCGACGGCGACCGAACAGCAGGCGGCCTCGACCCAGGGAGTGGTCGCGGTCGTCGACGAGGTCGCGACTATCTCGGAGACGACGAGCAGCGAGGCTGAAACCGTCGCCGTGGCCGCCGAACAGCAGACTTCCGCACTCGCATCTGTCCTGGATTCGGCCGACGAACTCGGTCAGCGAGCCACGGATCTCTCGGAAGCGCTCGAGCGGTTCGAGACCGACGTCGGCCCGAACGCGACGATCGATCGTGCGATGGCGTGA
- a CDS encoding DUF7097 family protein, whose translation MEKTPQGTSVGVDDPYEFAGVCDYLTGEGQCRYALEQYGHDPEFARERAQEEYECPVVDPEREETWADCPHFRSRNRDRECVRCGLEEKRMAHDDERPLLEEHHLSYARDGEELSHEITVYLCRWCHSKVHNSWARITDDASPEPAAIAELEGRRSREQEELGFSSAADRYDPEASDE comes from the coding sequence ATGGAGAAGACGCCCCAGGGAACGTCGGTCGGCGTCGACGACCCCTACGAGTTCGCGGGCGTCTGTGACTACCTCACCGGAGAGGGACAGTGTCGCTACGCCCTCGAGCAGTACGGACACGACCCGGAGTTCGCTCGCGAACGCGCACAGGAGGAGTACGAGTGTCCGGTCGTCGACCCCGAACGTGAGGAGACCTGGGCCGACTGTCCGCACTTTCGGTCTCGCAACCGCGACCGCGAGTGCGTCCGCTGTGGCCTGGAGGAGAAGCGGATGGCCCACGACGACGAGCGGCCGCTGCTCGAGGAACACCACCTCTCGTACGCTCGCGACGGCGAGGAACTCTCCCACGAGATCACGGTCTACCTCTGTCGGTGGTGCCATTCGAAGGTCCACAACTCCTGGGCACGGATCACGGACGACGCCTCGCCCGAACCGGCAGCCATCGCGGAACTCGAGGGGCGACGGAGTCGTGAACAGGAGGAACTGGGGTTTTCGTCGGCCGCGGATCGGTACGATCCAGAAGCGAGCGACGAGTAG
- a CDS encoding saccharopine dehydrogenase family protein, with protein sequence MSQVLVYGSYGFVGDLIVREAIDRGLEVVLAGRDPEAVAEQVEELEVPGRRFALDDPDVVAEAIDGADVDCVLNCAGPFSNTAEPLVEGCLRTGTDYVDITGEIPVIESIADRDSEAENADITLLPAVGFSVVAMDCLAAHLADRLPEADALALGVDSLRPPSIGTVRTVIEGAEDGGAVYRDGTLEHVPAAWRTRRIDFGRGTRPAVTMPTGDVSTAHYTTGVPNVTVYALMPQPARAALKAHRYLAPIVASRPIQETLKTLAGYVREGPSPWSRKLGSTYVWGEATVDSTDDETPDRQAVSRLKTPDAYVVTVNGAVEATERVLESEAESGFQTPAGTFGSGFVLDLEGVEGYFDETTPESGTRVVDVPS encoded by the coding sequence GTGTCCCAGGTACTCGTCTACGGTTCGTACGGCTTCGTCGGCGACCTGATCGTCCGGGAGGCGATCGACCGCGGACTCGAGGTCGTCCTCGCCGGCCGCGACCCCGAAGCCGTCGCCGAACAGGTCGAGGAACTCGAGGTGCCGGGTCGACGGTTCGCGCTGGACGACCCGGACGTCGTCGCCGAAGCGATCGACGGCGCGGATGTCGACTGCGTGTTGAACTGTGCGGGCCCGTTTTCGAATACCGCGGAACCGCTCGTCGAGGGCTGTCTGCGGACGGGGACGGACTACGTCGACATCACTGGCGAGATTCCGGTCATCGAATCGATCGCGGATCGCGATAGCGAGGCGGAAAACGCCGACATCACGCTGTTGCCTGCCGTCGGTTTCTCCGTGGTGGCGATGGACTGTCTCGCGGCCCACCTCGCGGACCGACTCCCCGAGGCTGATGCGCTCGCACTCGGTGTCGACTCGCTGCGTCCGCCGTCGATCGGTACGGTCCGGACGGTCATCGAGGGTGCCGAAGACGGCGGTGCAGTCTACCGGGACGGCACGCTCGAGCACGTTCCCGCCGCGTGGCGAACGCGGCGCATCGACTTCGGTCGCGGTACCAGACCTGCAGTGACGATGCCGACGGGCGACGTCTCGACGGCTCACTACACGACGGGTGTACCGAACGTGACCGTCTACGCGCTCATGCCCCAGCCTGCAAGAGCGGCACTGAAAGCACACCGGTACCTCGCGCCGATAGTCGCTTCGAGGCCGATCCAGGAGACGCTAAAGACGCTCGCAGGCTACGTCCGTGAGGGGCCGTCCCCGTGGTCGCGAAAGCTCGGATCGACCTACGTCTGGGGCGAAGCAACGGTCGACAGCACAGACGACGAAACACCCGACAGACAGGCCGTCTCCCGGCTGAAGACACCTGACGCCTACGTCGTGACCGTAAACGGTGCCGTCGAAGCGACCGAGCGCGTCCTCGAGAGCGAGGCCGAAAGCGGATTCCAGACGCCCGCTGGCACGTTCGGGTCCGGATTCGTCCTCGACCTCGAGGGCGTCGAGGGCTACTTCGACGAGACGACGCCCGAGTCGGGGACACGAGTGGTCGACGTCCCGTCGTAG
- a CDS encoding DUF5800 family protein: MTTLAFDDEGVDVVYEGTEFRLERELIEEATEKTYYDVTDHEVLKIVAEQPNLQGEPRRVGDIID, encoded by the coding sequence ATGACTACACTTGCGTTCGACGACGAGGGTGTCGACGTCGTCTACGAAGGTACCGAGTTCCGACTCGAGCGAGAACTCATCGAAGAGGCAACGGAGAAGACCTACTACGACGTCACCGACCACGAGGTGCTGAAGATCGTCGCCGAACAGCCGAACCTGCAGGGCGAACCGCGACGCGTCGGCGACATTATCGACTGA
- a CDS encoding polymer-forming cytoskeletal protein has translation MSFSRDPLDELVVPDGTEVKEVAVETDGDVLVGSRATIDFGIRGRNVLAGESVEVGGEIEAEGDCRLDMWCDVAQNVLVAEDAYIGERVHIGGQLKVAGDLDIGDDVDIEEGFEANGWIVIRNPMPTIVLLFVYLKHLLLVGEEDTAQRLISELVDEEELDQPSTDPLVIPPNSTLSDDAWRTSTPATIGSDCRLHGNVRAETLEVGDECNVFGSLRARGDIRIGEETRIHGDLTTRDGDVVIEGDARVLGDVSCTNLDLAPGAEVDGTIRASGEVTMGTTERELE, from the coding sequence GTGTCCTTCAGCAGGGATCCGCTCGACGAACTCGTCGTCCCGGACGGGACTGAAGTCAAGGAAGTCGCCGTCGAAACCGACGGTGACGTCCTCGTCGGGAGCCGTGCGACGATCGACTTCGGGATCCGCGGCCGGAACGTCCTCGCGGGCGAGAGCGTCGAGGTCGGCGGCGAAATCGAGGCCGAGGGAGACTGTCGGCTCGACATGTGGTGTGACGTCGCCCAGAACGTTCTCGTCGCCGAGGACGCCTACATCGGCGAACGGGTCCACATCGGCGGACAGCTAAAGGTCGCCGGCGACCTGGACATCGGTGACGACGTCGACATCGAGGAGGGGTTCGAGGCCAACGGCTGGATCGTCATCCGGAACCCGATGCCGACGATCGTCTTGCTTTTCGTCTACCTCAAACACCTGCTTCTGGTCGGCGAGGAAGACACTGCACAGCGACTCATCTCGGAACTCGTCGACGAGGAGGAACTGGACCAGCCCTCGACCGATCCGCTCGTCATTCCACCCAATTCGACGCTCTCGGACGACGCCTGGCGAACCTCCACGCCTGCAACGATCGGTTCGGACTGTCGACTCCACGGCAACGTTCGCGCCGAGACCCTCGAGGTCGGCGACGAGTGCAACGTCTTCGGGAGCCTGCGTGCTCGCGGTGATATCCGTATCGGCGAGGAAACTCGGATACACGGCGACCTGACGACTCGGGACGGTGACGTGGTCATCGAGGGTGACGCACGCGTACTCGGTGACGTCTCCTGTACGAACCTGGACCTGGCCCCCGGCGCGGAGGTTGACGGGACGATCAGGGCAAGCGGCGAGGTCACGATGGGAACGACCGAGCGCGAACTCGAGTAA